CGTAAGCGCCACCCCGCGTTCCTTTACCAGCTTCACTGCCTCAAGCTTGAACTCCCGGCTGAATTTCCGTCTTTCCATCGTACACCTCCATAGGTATCATCCTACCTTAACAAGGTGTCCGTGAAACCGGGGGCAGCCCAGGCAGAGACCTCGTTATCCAAGCTCTCCTGCTGACAGCCGCAGAATTTCCTGGAACAATTCCCTCGGCACCATGACCTCGGCCATTTGGAAGATGACGTAGCGGCCATGCGCACGACCGCCGGCGCCGATATCCTTGCCATCAGTTTAGCTTTTCCAATCAAGTGAGCTGATCCCCCAGATTTGAACAACAATTTTAAGTTATTACAACACCTGTTAATCCGCAGGTCGTAGGTTCGAGCCCTACTCGGGGAGCCACTCCGGGCTCGAACCCTGTCTAATATTTGATAAGTCGCCAAGGAATGATGAGGCCTAGCAACAGAGAACCAAACGAGAAATTTTGACAGTGATTCTGGCATCACTCTCATCGAATCAACTAGGTACGGAATTCTTGAGATTGGACTTTAGGTTGGCTCGAAAAAACGAGGAGGCTTCAAGCCAAGCCCGTCATTATGGACAACAAAAACTCAACTACTCTTTTCGTTTATTCCAATACAATAAGAATTCATTAGAAAAATAAATAATAAATAGATTTAGGTAAAGTGATCCAAAGAGCAAGTAACTTCGGCTTGGCACATATCCGAAATGGGCAAACCTGGAGGCCACAACCTGTGCTAGTAGTGCGCATAAAATGATATTACCCCCACCTAGCTTGAATACGGATATTTCAATTGCCGCAGCAATCGCACCTAATATAAACATGCAACAGAATAAAAATGGAAATGAGCCTGGATAAAAACAAAACGCCAATATTCCAGGAAGTGAAATATAATGATATTTAGTCCTATCTGTATATCTATATGGCGATGTGATTAAGTTCGTATCGTAAAAACTCATTTTATTAGAGGGGGTCTCTTTCCACGCTTCGCTCCATAGATCCCAACCTTGCTTTGGATAACTGGAGACGGCCATAACACCCTCTATTCCAACCCACCGATCAAGAATGAGCACTGCTGGTGTCTCTCGACCTTTCGCAAGTACCTTTATGTTGTTTATGTGCAATTTTAGTAGCAGTTTTTTAAAAGCATCAAATGATCTCAGGTCGCTAATATTAATTGATTCCAGGACTCTAGGATCAATTGATCGCAAATGCTCAACCAGAATAACTGAGGTTCCAAACAGCAGTATAAATATTAAGAATGAGACTACTAAGAAACGAAAACTCGATTCTATGGAATAGAATTTCAAGCTTCTAAACACCCCGTAGCCTAGAGCACCTGTATTTAGAATCATCCCTCGACTTAATAGAGACACATTCGTGAGAAAACCTTCCACTAAACTTAAAATGACGACTGGATAGGATGTTTTCTTATTGAGCGTAAATTCAAAGTGAAGTATTAACGCAGAAATGGATGCAAGTCCAAATAGTAATAGCCAGCTATAAATCCCGCTAAGCCCATAAGGCAAGATTGTTCGGGGTATAGCCCCTCTTTGATAAATCCCAAAATAAATGTTTATTACGGCAACAGTGACAAATAAAATAACAAATCCTAACAAAACAACCTTTCGATGATGTTGGTAGACTTGTATCAACCCTTTTTGAGCAACTTCGGTTATCTTTTCCGGGTAAGTAAACACATACTTTGCTCGAAGAAAACTGACTGACAATAGTCCAAGGAAGCCACAAGAAGTGACAAGTAGCGCCCGATCAAATGCCGCTCCAGATCCGTCAAAGTTACCGACAGGTTCATGGAATTGACCGTCCAGGAAGGCGACTCTAAAAGTCAGCTTAAGCCAGAATCCAAGCCAGAAAAAAATGCCAATAAAAGTATCGAAAAAAATGGCATTTTTTCTAAACCCAAAGTAAAGCAATGCAGTTGATATTATTGTAAATAATACATATATCTGACCTTGACCTGGGTATTCGAGAAATGCCAAAAAAGACAGGACACAAATTAATGCATAAAAAATATATAAGTAGCGTCGAGGAGGCATATATCGACTTTCTTGATTATTCATCCCTATAATTTTCTCACGCGATAATCAAAACCTTCTGGATTTATTGCGCGCGTGCCGAGCAGGCGCCTCTTGTCTGCCGTCCGTAATGACTCGATACGCGCCAAGAGCAAGCCCCATAGAAAGAACGTGATGATCCCTGGATATGGCTGTCTGAGGCCGACCTTCAAAGAGTTGTCCACGAGCAATAAGAACAGCACCACAACGGTCAACCCAAGAAAGCTTGGAGAAGCAAGAATGGCTTCCCTATATCGAAACACCATCACGAGCGTGTAACCGAGCACACCCACCAACGGCAAAACAGCTAGGCTGCCGAAGTTATAGACAAAATCCAGGTAGTAATTGTGTGCGCTTTGAAATTTCGAGCGGTCCGGACGTTCAGCGTGCCCGAATATGAACACCTTGGAACCGCTCACGATGCTCTTGGCGTAATATTCCCAATACTGCAATCGCTTAGCTACAGGTGTTTGGGCTATTTCTTCACTAAACTGGACCTCTGCCGGAGTTAATTCCGCTCCTTCGGCAAACTTCTCGCGAAGCTGAAGCTCCTTAGGAGTTAGTTTCGCTCCAAGGAAGGCAAACTTCTGCGGGAAGATGTAAGCGTCCTTGAAAGAAGAACTCATAGCAACGGGAAGGTAACATGCAGAACTCAGAAACACCAAGAAGACGACAAGCATCGCCAGTTTATCAAGTCCAAGCCGCCATCGATAAATGGCAAACCCGATGACGCCTACAATCATTGCGCTATACGCCAGCAGCGAAACTGAGGCCACAGCATAGATGCCTATCAGCGGTGTGAGCAGGATAAGTAGCATTTTGAACCGAGGAACTGGCCATAACGAGTAAAGCGAAAGGAGATAGCCACAAATGAAAATTACAGCCACATACTGAAGATGCTGATAGATGCTGAATAAATACAAGTATGACGAAAGCATAGTGTGTCCCTGCACCCAGCTTATTACTAACTGGATTGGGACCAGTATAGACAAAATGTAAAGAACCACCTTCTCAAAAATTAGAGCATTTGAGCTACTCCCTTCGTAAGTCTGTCCCAAGACAAGCGCGAACATCGGCAAGATAAACTGGAGCAGCAAAAGAAGCTTTTCTGGTTTATTGATAACCTGGTCTTGGGCTGAAACAATGCACGCTAGAAGCATCAAACCGAACGACAGGAAAATAACCCCCAACGACAGAGATGCGCGTTTATATCCTCCAAGAAGCAGTATCCCTCCATAACATGCGAGGATTGACAACGGTAAAGGCAACTTCTTCAGAGATCCCTCCGAGTCAAAAACAAATGAGGGGTCGTGAAAAATGTTTCCGGTCAATTGGAAGAACAGAGGGAAAAACAGCAGAACAGCTACCAATGTTCGAAACATCCCGCTGGAGAAACCCAAGCGTCGATCGCCCATCGTCAGTCCAGGTTGCCCACTAAAGTAAAACACAAAGTGACCCGCCGCGAGTTTCTGTACCAGTTGATGTAAAGTAGTTTACTGGTTTTTGCGGTTCGTTGGCTGCTCGATAGGGTTGCTCCTTTCCGTTGTTGTAAGTCCCGGTGCTGGGTCTTCCGGTGTTGAGATCACGCATGAGATGATCCTAGCGGGTGCGCATCGCGTGTAGGACCAGTGCGGAGATATGCCCCTTGCTAGAGCAACAAGTCCGACATTCCCCAGATAAACCTCAGTTCCGAGCGCCAGAGTAGCCAACTGGGCTCCCTGCGGCCATCTGGAACGCAGTTGAAGGGCGCTCCTCTCCTCTACCACGACCGTCGAACACGCCCTTTCCGGGCTGCTGATGTCGCGTTTTTCCGTCCTCAAGGCGCACCTCTCCCCTTGTTTGTCATTCCCGCCGTCACCGCCCGCATCAAGCCGGAACTGGCGGCGCCCGAAGTTGAGCAATCAGCACGCAGATTTCCGGTGCCCCCAGCCTATCGTGTATAGTTTCTATCCTGGAAATCCAACAATGACGCCACGTTATCTTATCATCGGAGCATCCGGTTTTATTGGTTCGCGGTTGTTTTCGTTTCTTGGTCCTGACAACGCGGTGGCCACCTATTGCACTAGGCGCGTGGCGGGCGGCGTATTTTTCGATGCAGCCAGCATGCGGCTTGCTGATGCTGTATTGAAACAGCATAACGGTCTGACACATGCATTCATATTTCACGGTATCACCAACATTGACGCTTGCGCGCGTGATCCGCAAGGAACAGAGCGAGTAAACGTTACCAGCGTGCTCGCGGTTATCGACGACCTTATTAAGCACGGTATCGTGCCGGTATTCGCTTCCAGCGATGCGGTGTTCGACGGCACGAGAGGTATGTGGACTGAGGAGGACCCGGTAAATCCAATTTTAACTTATGGCCGCCACAAAGCGCAGGTTGAGCGTTACTTGCAAAAAAAATCTTCCCCGTGGCTGGTGGCGCGGCTTGCCAAAGTGACAGGCGCCGGGCCTGGGCAGGCTGACATACTCAGCGACTGGATGGATAAACTGGAATCGGGTGCGGAAATCCGTTGTGCCCGTGATCAGGTGTTCTCTCCGCTTGGTGTGGATGACGCGATTGATGCCATGCTTGGCTTGGCGGAAGGCGGCCATTCCGGGATTTTTCACGTGTGCGGCTCACGGCCGGTGACACGTCTGCAGTTGCTGCAGATGCTGATCGAGGAGATCGACAAATATCGCGAGCTACGGGCGCGGATCATTCCCTGTAGCATTCGCGATTTCGAGTTCGCCGAGTCACGGCCATTCGATACCTCGATGTCACCATGCAAGCTGTATGCAAACTTGGGCCGCAGTTTCGATGATCCGCGCGAGGTATGCCGTAAAGCCGCAGCGGCCCGCTACGGCGGGCGGTCCGTGCCGCAGGGTGCGGGCCACGCAAATGCGCAGTAGGTTGCCAGCACGGCTGGACGCGGTTGGCGTTCTTTTCATGCAGTGCCTGCCGAGCAAGCCGCAGCAAAAGGCCGGGTTGTGATGAAGGAGCCAAGCATCGCAGTCATTGTTCCGAACCGGAACGATGCGCGTTATCTCCCGCGCTGTCTTCGCTCGGTTCTCGAACAGGCAACGCCGCCTGAGGAACTCATCGTCGTGGACGACGCGTCCACGGACGACAGCGTGGCAACCATCAAGTCCCTGATTCAGGCTAACTCGCGGGCGCAGCTTTTTGTGAACCCCGTAAACATAGGCGCGAACCGCACAGTCAATGATTCATTGGGACGCGCACGGAGCGAGTATGTACTGCTGTTGTCGGCAAACGATTACGTGCTGCCCGGAATCTTTTCGCGCGCCAAGACCTGCCTGGCGCGCTCGCCGGGTGCAGGGCTCTGGTCCGCGATGGCGTGGCTGGTGGACGAAGACGACCGGCCGATCCGTCTGCATCTATCGCCCATCGTCGCCCTGAACGACGCTTTTCTGCCGCCGGAGCGTTGCATAAAGCTCGCGCACCGCTTCGGTAACTGGTTTACCGGCACTACACTCATCTATCACCGAGATACGTTGTTGGCGGTGGGTGGATTTGACCCTGCGTACGGTGCTCCAGCGGATCTCTTCACCGCTTTGACGGTAGCGAGCCTGCGGGGGGCAACCTACTCTCCGGAGCCGTTTGCCGCAATCCGGATTCATGCCGGCAGCTACTCCTCGCGCGATTTAAGTGACATCGCGGGACTCGATACGAGGCTGGAGCAGCTCCGGGCACGCGGCCCCCGGTTGTCACCGCGGCTGTTCAGCGGCAAGTTTTTCGAACGCACGGCTTCGCGTTTTCGCTTTGCGGCAATACGCGTGTCGGGTGGCGGATTGATCTCGGATGTTGCCGTGAGAGAAGGAGGATGGA
This Burkholderiales bacterium DNA region includes the following protein-coding sequences:
- a CDS encoding sugar nucleotide-binding protein, with the protein product MTPRYLIIGASGFIGSRLFSFLGPDNAVATYCTRRVAGGVFFDAASMRLADAVLKQHNGLTHAFIFHGITNIDACARDPQGTERVNVTSVLAVIDDLIKHGIVPVFASSDAVFDGTRGMWTEEDPVNPILTYGRHKAQVERYLQKKSSPWLVARLAKVTGAGPGQADILSDWMDKLESGAEIRCARDQVFSPLGVDDAIDAMLGLAEGGHSGIFHVCGSRPVTRLQLLQMLIEEIDKYRELRARIIPCSIRDFEFAESRPFDTSMSPCKLYANLGRSFDDPREVCRKAAAARYGGRSVPQGAGHANAQ
- a CDS encoding glycosyltransferase family A protein; this translates as MKEPSIAVIVPNRNDARYLPRCLRSVLEQATPPEELIVVDDASTDDSVATIKSLIQANSRAQLFVNPVNIGANRTVNDSLGRARSEYVLLLSANDYVLPGIFSRAKTCLARSPGAGLWSAMAWLVDEDDRPIRLHLSPIVALNDAFLPPERCIKLAHRFGNWFTGTTLIYHRDTLLAVGGFDPAYGAPADLFTALTVASLRGATYSPEPFAAIRIHAGSYSSRDLSDIAGLDTRLEQLRARGPRLSPRLFSGKFFERTASRFRFAAIRVSGGGLISDVAVREGGWKGATLRVADQLIPASLRRVRVAIAFLVLRPFDIVPTLVNRLLGWAVVRLRVQLRGRGSL